A region of Sugiyamaella lignohabitans strain CBS 10342 chromosome A, complete sequence DNA encodes the following proteins:
- the YLH47 gene encoding Ylh47p (Mitochondrial inner membrane protein; exposed to the mitochondrial matrix; associates with mitochondrial ribosomes; NOT required for respiratory growth; homolog of human Letm1, a protein implicated in Wolf-Hirschhorn syndrome; GO_component: GO:0016021 - integral component of membrane [Evidence IEA]; GO_component: GO:0016020 - membrane [Evidence IEA]; GO_component: GO:0005743 - mitochondrial inner membrane [Evidence IEA,IEA]; GO_component: GO:0005743 - mitochondrial inner membrane [Evidence IDA,ISS] [PMID 16476776]; GO_component: GO:0005739 - mitochondrion [Evidence IEA]; GO_component: GO:0005739 - mitochondrion [Evidence IDA] [PMID 14562095]; GO_component: GO:0005739 - mitochondrion [Evidence IDA] [PMID 16823961]; GO_component: GO:0005739 - mitochondrion [Evidence IDA] [PMID 24390141]; GO_function: GO:0003674 - molecular_function [Evidence ND]; GO_process: GO:0006813 - potassium ion transport [Evidence IGI] [PMID 20197279]; GO_process: GO:0051204 - protein insertion into mitochondrial membrane [Evidence IMP] [PMID 16476776]; GO_process: GO:0015992 - proton transport [Evidence IGI] [PMID 20197279]): protein MGIIRHGLIPRVKGEFGGPVGRGIVSLSSRSLSTLTAAGARSGQLATVGLVHTNSTRNTSSPLLFVIGRRFQSTVQKESVKKDDKPAAAAAAAAVSGSGSSSGSSATASSSDSATASKTGSTGSTTGSSSSGTTETAPAKVEKKLTIWEKVKHEAQHYWDGTKLLGYEFKVSTKLLAKMAAGYELTRRENRQLNRTLQDIMRLVPFSMFILVPFAELLLPFALKIFPNLLPSTYESGKDKEAKTKKLRKTRGAVSQFLRQTVTESGMVFPVVVNPEQKEQFATFFKQVKSSVQQPSRELLISVARLFKDDVVLDNLSRPQLVAMAKYINIHPYGTSVMLRYSIRHRMRQIKQDDRAIDYEGVESLSVPELQSACASRGIKTYGISPAKLRDDLTTWLELRLHQKVPSTLLILSSAYTYGEPDNLDSYYDGIQAVLSALPEELYHEAELEVSSTSATNKQRLEVLKEQQELIQDENDEEMESGHVIKVRDHLSIEDDEPVAAEVPKEKSDAATNAANAVKSAAAAAGQAKKEADNRD, encoded by the exons ATGGGTATAATTCGACACGGGTTGATTCCTCGGGTCAAAGGTGAGTTCGGTGGTCCTG TTGGTCGGGGAATCGTCAGCTTGAGCAGCCGGTCGCTGTCAACTTTGACTGCTGCCGGCGCCAGATCCGGTCAATTGGCTACTGTGGGTCTCGTTCATACAAATTCCACAAGAAATACGAGTTCGCCATTATTGTTTGTCATTGGCAGACGGTTCCAATCGACGGTTCAGAAGGAATCCGTCAAAAAGGACGACaaacctgctgctgctgctgctgccgcgGCTGTCTCGGGCTCGGGGTCTTCATCCGGTTCGTCGGCCactgcttcatcatctgatTCAGCAACTGCTTCAAAAACTGGCTCGACTGGCTCGACAACTGGTTCAAGTTCTTCTGGCACTACTGAGACTGCACCAGCCAAAGTGGAGAAAAAACTCACTATATGGGAAAAAGTCAAGCATGAAGCGCAACATTACTGGGATGGTACTAAACTGCTCGGTTATGAATTCAAAGTGTCGACTAAACTGCTTGCTAAAATGGCAGCTGGATATGAGCTGACAAGAAGAGAGAACCGTCAACTGAACAGAACTCTTCAGGATATTATGCGATTAGTTCCATTTTCCATGTTCATTCTTGTTCCCTTTGCCGAACTTTTATTGCCATTTGCATTGAAAATCTTCCCCAACTTACTTCCTTCTACTTACGAGTCTGGTAAGGACAAGGAAGCCAAGACCAAGAAACTCCGGAAAACTCGAGGTGCCGTGTCGCAGTTTTTGCGTCAGACCGTCACTGAAAGTGGAATGGTGTTCCCAGTAGTGGTCAACCCCGAGCAAAAAGAGCAGTTTGCCACTTTTTTCAAGCAAGTCAAGTCTAGTGTGCAACAACCATCAAGAGAACTGCTCATTTCAGTAGCAAGATTGTTTAAAGATGACGTTGTTCTCGATAATTTGTCGCGTCCTCAACTGGTAGCTATGGCCAAATATATCAATATCCATCCGTATGGAACCAGTGTGATGCTTCGGTACTCGATTCGTCACAGAATGAGACAGATTAAACAAGACGACCGAGCCATTGACTATGAAGGAGTCGAGTCTCTGTCGGTTCCTGAGCTGCAATCTGCCTGTGCTTCCAGAGGTATCAAGACCTATGGaatatcaccagccaaactTCGTGACGATCTGACCACATGGTTAGAGCTTAGATTGCACCAGAAAGTGCCCAGTACACTTTTGATTCTCAGTTCGGCGTATACTTACGGCGAGCCTGATAACCTTGATTCGTACTATGACGGTATTCAAGCTGTGTTAAGCGCACTTCCTGAAGAGTTATACCACGAAGCCGAGCTCGAAGTGTCGTCTACATCTGCCACTAACAAGCAACGTCTCGAGGTGTTGAAGGAGCAACAGGAGCTCATTCAGGACGAAAACGACGAGGAAATGGAGAGCGGCCATGTCATCAAAGTCAGAGACCACCTGAGTATCGAGGACGACGAGCCTGTAGCGGCCGAAGTGcccaaagaaaagagcGATGCCGCCACCAACGCTGCCAACGCCGTCAAatcggctgctgctgctgctggacaGGCCAAAAAAGAAGCCGACAACCGGGACTAG
- the DUT1 gene encoding bifunctional dITP/dUTP diphosphatase (deoxyuridine triphosphate diphosphatase (dUTPase); catalyzes hydrolysis of dUTP to dUMP and PPi, thereby preventing incorporation of uracil into DNA during replication; critical for the maintenance of genetic stability; also has diphosphatase activity on deoxyinosine triphosphate; GO_component: GO:0005737 - cytoplasm [Evidence IDA] [PMID 14562095]; GO_component: GO:0005634 - nucleus [Evidence IDA] [PMID 14562095]; GO_function: GO:0035870 - dITP diphosphatase activity [Evidence IDA] [PMID 21548881]; GO_function: GO:0004170 - dUTP diphosphatase activity [Evidence IEA,IEA]; GO_function: GO:0004170 - dUTP diphosphatase activity [Evidence IDA,IMP] [PMID 21548881]; GO_function: GO:0004170 - dUTP diphosphatase activity [Evidence IMP] [PMID 8223452]; GO_function: GO:0016787 - hydrolase activity [Evidence IEA,IEA]; GO_function: GO:0046872 - metal ion binding [Evidence IEA]; GO_process: GO:0035863 - dITP catabolic process [Evidence IDA] [PMID 21548881]; GO_process: GO:0006226 - dUMP biosynthetic process [Evidence IEA]; GO_process: GO:0046081 - dUTP catabolic process [Evidence IDA,IMP] [PMID 21548881]; GO_process: GO:0046080 - dUTP metabolic process [Evidence IEA]; GO_process: GO:0009117 - nucleotide metabolic process [Evidence IEA]; GO_process: GO:0009213 - pyrimidine deoxyribonucleoside triphosphate catabolic process [Evidence IMP] [PMID 8223452]) → MTQSAVPTLKVQLLSENAKAPTRGSALAAGYDLYSSEAAVIKAQGRGLVKTDIAIAVPVGTYGRVAPRSGLAVKHGLSTGAGVIDADYRGEVRVLLFNHSNEDYTVAAGDRIAQLVLEKIVNTEVEVLTTLDETERGAGGFGSTGKN, encoded by the coding sequence ATGACCCAATCCGCAGTTCCTACTCTTAAAGTACAGCTGTTGTCTGAGAATGCCAAAGCCCCCACTCGTGGATCCGCTCTGGCTGCTGGATACGACCTTTACAGCAGCGAGGCCGCTGTCATTAAAGCCCAAGGCCGAGGTCTTGTTAAAACTGATATTGCCATTGCCGTCCCTGTTGGCACTTATGGCCGAGTCGCCCCAAGAAGTGGACTGGCTGTTAAACACGGACTCAGCACCGGAGCTGGTGTTATCGATGCCGATTACAGAGGAGAGGTGCGAGTTCTGCTGTTCAACCACAGCAACGAGGACTACACAGTGGCTGCTGGCGACAGAATCGCTCAACTGGTGCTAGAAAAAATCGTCAACACCGAAGTCGAGGTCCTCACAACTCTCGACGAAACCGAACGAGGCGCTGGCGGGTTCGGCAGCACTGGCAAGAACTAG